The genomic interval GAAACTGAAAGTTGAACAAGCTTCTGCAAGAGTTAGAAAATAATTCTTTTTAAAATAAAAAAAACTCAGAATTTATAGAAATTCTGAGTTTTTTTTATGCCTCTAAAACAGACTAATTTGCAATTAATATTTTTTTATTCAAGGTGCTACTATCTTCCAATTTTACTTTTACAACATAAAACCCAGGTGACAAATTAGAAGTGTTTTTTTGCTGACTTCCTTTATAAGAAGCTACTTTTCTTCCCTGAACATTAAACAAAGAAACCTCGTCTATATCATCTTTACTATTATTGTATATTACTATTAATTCTTTTCCAGCATCGAGATACACAGAAAGTTCTTTGGCCTCAATCTCAATAGATTCGTTACTTAATGTTTTTAATTTGCCTTTAGAATAAACTACTTTAAATCTGGTATTATTTTCACCAACAGCATCAATAATAAAATCATATTCTGCTTGCTTTAAATCTACAGTCATTCCTTTTTCTGTATCTACCAAATAAATATTATAGCCTTCTTCTATTTGCTCTTCTTGAATACCTATAGAGTAATCTCCTATTTTATCTGCCACAAACCCTACTCTAATTATTTTAGTATCCTCTTTTAAAACAGGCAAACCTTGTATGGTTGCTTTGTGTACATCTTCTACAAATGAGTAAAAGCCCATAGATTTTTTCTCTACATCAAAAGGAGCATCATACAACCGATCAAAACTCTCTGTTGCTCCTTCTAAGAAACCTATTAATATTGTTTTTGTAATATCATTATGATTAAAAGTAAACCAAGAACGACCTTTCTTTTTTACATTACCATCATTATTAGTACTACTTTTAAGAAATTTTGTATTTAAACCAGCAACCTGATGTGTTGTTTTAAAGGTAATTTTTAAATTAGGGTTTGCACTTGTTGTTTTTATAAAAAAACCTTGCCCAGAACCTATATTACTTGTTGTGGTATTGTTTGCACCACCTGTCATATTATACTCTAAGTAATCTGCTTGTCTGTTTTCACCTATGTGAACTGAGTTCTGACTCCATAGATACATCGTTCCATCTATTTCATTATTATCTAAATCTGAAACTACTAAATCCCAATCTATCGCAGAAGAATATGGATTACCTATCAAATTATCTCCCTCTGTAGACCATACAATTCCGTCAAAATCTGACCCCGCTAAATTTGAGGTATTGTAAATATCTACTTCTATATCACCTTCATTAATTTTACCCGAGAAAGTTCTTAATTGTCCTCCCGCACTTTCATTACGAACAGCGTATCCAATACCTGTATTAAAATCTGAAGTACCTGCAGAAACCCAATCTGAATTTGAAGACGCCGCATCAAATTTATAAATAAGAGAAGCATCTGGAAAAACGGTTGCAATATTAGAGTCTGAAGAAATAACCGGGGAACTCCAATATGAGTAAAATTTATTGTCAGAATAAGTAGGCGTAACTCTTTTAATTTTAAACGTACCAGATCCTTGTATCGAAGAGTTACAAGCATGATATATTAACGAACCGCCATTTTCTACAGTTATAGTACCATTATTTATTAACGAATAATATACATTAAGAGTTCCTCCACTTTCAACAGTAATTTCCGCACCACTCTCTATTGTTAAATTACCAATATTAACAACACCAATAGAAGATGTTATACTTGGACTGTTAGTGCCATCATTAATAACTACGGTTTGGGTTTTTGTAACAACTGGAGATGTACCAGACCAATTAGCATCATTAGAAAAATCTGTTGAATTACCACCAACCCAAGTGTAAGTAGTTCCACTTCCATTCGCTGTTGCTGTTGCCCCAATAGAGGTACTTCCATTTCCTTTATATTTAATTTTATCTCCATCTTGATATGCCACTAAACTGGTTCCAGATGTTAAATATGTAGATTTATTAGCATTTATTTGAGTTTCACTTCTCGCTACATTCCATATTCTTAGCAAAGAAATGTTTCCATTATAATTATAACTAGAAGCTATTTGACCTGTAAAACCACTGTTATAAGTTTCTGAAGTCGAAGACCCAACAGAACTTGTGGTCCAATTTGTAATTAAACTTGAAGGAAATCTCATATTCCCACCATTTCTACCTATAGAAATATTTCCAGAATGCGAACTTATTTGAACCCCATCCTGAACATCTTTTTCAACTCCATTTAAAAACCATTTAAAAGTTAAATCGGGGCTTGCAGTATCCTCTAGAGTTAAAGCGATATGATTCCATTCATCAACCGCAATATCCCCTACCGATGATCTAAAAAAACGCCTATTTGCATTTGTACCAGCATTATCTCTAAAACCCCCAGCATATATTTGACCTCCTTCTATAAAAAATAAAATAGCATTAACCTGGGCCCCTTCCTCATATAATACTTGTCTTGTTGTTATATCTGAAGGTTTAAACCAAAATTCTATGGTTCTATTTCTTGTGTTCTGTAAGTTAATTGCATCTGTATTTCCTATGGTTATAAAGTCATCTATACCATTTGCATTAAAACCAGTAGAACAAGGTATTTGAGCAGATACTAAATTAACTATTAATAAAAATATAAGCAATAAGTTTCTATTTAAACTCTTCATAATTAAGGGATATTAAATATTCATCTAAAGGTAACTCTAAAGCAAACCTTAATTTGTAAAATCTCGATAAAGTTAATAGTTTCTTTGGTAAATGGAAGTTTTTCTACTGATATTAACTATAAAATTGATAGAATTTCTATCTTTGAACTATATATAAAGAACCTATGAATCCACTTTTAAAAGATTTTAATACGCCTCCTTTTTCGAAAATTTCTAATGACGATTACAAACCTGCAATTAAAAAAGGGATTGAAATTGCAAAAGCAGAAATTGATGAAATTATAAACAATTCTGAGACTCCAACTTTTAAAAACACAACAGTTGCTTTAGATTTTTCTGGTGAAAAACTGAATAAAATCACCAGTGTTTTTTTCAACCTGAATTCTGCAGAAACCAATGATGAGATTCAGAAAATAGCACAAGAAGTTTCTCCTTGGTTAAGTGAGTTTAGTAACGACATTACTTTAAATGAGGAATTATTTAAAAGAGTAAAATCTGTTTTTGATGCTAAAGAAAATTTAGATTTAACCACAGAACAAAACATGCTTTTAGAGAAGCAATATAAAAGTTTTGCTAGAAATGGCGCTAATTTAAAAGAAGACAATAAAATTAAACTGCGTGAAATTGATGCGCAACTTTCTAAATTATCTTTAAAATTTGGAGAAAATGTTTTGGCAGAAACACATGCTTTCGAAATGCATTTAACGGATGAAAAAGATGTAGCTGGTTTGCCAGAAAGCGAAAAAGAAGCAGCTAAAGAAGTAGCAAAATCTAGAGATAAAGAAGGGTATGTTTTCACTTTAGACTACCCAAGTTACATTCCTTTTTTAACGTATGTAGACAACAGAGAATTGCGTAAAGAAATGGCCATTGCTGCTGGTAAAAAAGCTTTTCAGGACAATGAATTTAATAACGAACAAGTTGTTTTAGATATTGTAAATCTTCGTCAGAAAAGAGCTAATTTATTGGGTTATAAAACACACGCTCATTTTGTT from Polaribacter sejongensis carries:
- a CDS encoding LamG-like jellyroll fold domain-containing protein, with translation MKSLNRNLLLIFLLIVNLVSAQIPCSTGFNANGIDDFITIGNTDAINLQNTRNRTIEFWFKPSDITTRQVLYEEGAQVNAILFFIEGGQIYAGGFRDNAGTNANRRFFRSSVGDIAVDEWNHIALTLEDTASPDLTFKWFLNGVEKDVQDGVQISSHSGNISIGRNGGNMRFPSSLITNWTTSSVGSSTSETYNSGFTGQIASSYNYNGNISLLRIWNVARSETQINANKSTYLTSGTSLVAYQDGDKIKYKGNGSTSIGATATANGSGTTYTWVGGNSTDFSNDANWSGTSPVVTKTQTVVINDGTNSPSITSSIGVVNIGNLTIESGAEITVESGGTLNVYYSLINNGTITVENGGSLIYHACNSSIQGSGTFKIKRVTPTYSDNKFYSYWSSPVISSDSNIATVFPDASLIYKFDAASSNSDWVSAGTSDFNTGIGYAVRNESAGGQLRTFSGKINEGDIEVDIYNTSNLAGSDFDGIVWSTEGDNLIGNPYSSAIDWDLVVSDLDNNEIDGTMYLWSQNSVHIGENRQADYLEYNMTGGANNTTTSNIGSGQGFFIKTTSANPNLKITFKTTHQVAGLNTKFLKSSTNNDGNVKKKGRSWFTFNHNDITKTILIGFLEGATESFDRLYDAPFDVEKKSMGFYSFVEDVHKATIQGLPVLKEDTKIIRVGFVADKIGDYSIGIQEEQIEEGYNIYLVDTEKGMTVDLKQAEYDFIIDAVGENNTRFKVVYSKGKLKTLSNESIEIEAKELSVYLDAGKELIVIYNNSKDDIDEVSLFNVQGRKVASYKGSQQKNTSNLSPGFYVVKVKLEDSSTLNKKILIAN